The Longimicrobiales bacterium genome contains a region encoding:
- a CDS encoding dihydrofolate reductase family protein, producing MTASPDLPPSRVRVYIASSLDGFIAGPGDDLSWLTGPDAANTGGDTDPEALTFDSFIADVGAVLMGRGTFDVVRGMEWWGYGKRPVLVATHRELGEGVRKTVRAVSGSIEEMVAEAKKAARGKDVYIDGGDLIRQAADADLLDDITLTLAPIALGAGHPLFAGIGKRYPLEITGHHTYEGGMVQIRARPGKRR from the coding sequence ATGACTGCGTCGCCCGATTTGCCGCCATCCCGCGTCCGCGTCTACATCGCGAGTTCTCTCGACGGCTTCATCGCCGGACCCGGTGACGATCTGAGCTGGCTCACGGGTCCCGATGCGGCCAATACCGGCGGCGATACGGATCCCGAAGCACTCACGTTCGACAGCTTCATTGCCGACGTAGGTGCTGTTCTGATGGGGCGCGGGACGTTTGACGTAGTCCGCGGAATGGAGTGGTGGGGCTACGGGAAGCGCCCCGTTCTGGTGGCGACACATCGTGAACTGGGTGAGGGTGTCCGGAAGACCGTGCGCGCGGTGTCCGGGTCGATCGAGGAGATGGTGGCGGAGGCGAAGAAAGCCGCGCGCGGGAAGGACGTCTACATCGACGGCGGTGACCTCATCCGGCAGGCTGCCGACGCGGACCTCCTGGACGACATCACCCTCACCCTCGCGCCGATCGCGCTGGGTGCGGGACACCCGCTCTTTGCCGGGATCGGGAAACGGTACCCGCTGGAGATCACGGGCCACCACACGTACGAGGGTGGCATGGTCCAGATCCGGGCAAGGCCGGGCAAGCGTCGCTAG